A genomic stretch from Corynebacterium kutscheri includes:
- a CDS encoding TIGR02569 family protein, protein MKHSELPHHVRDSFHAPDTPAQQLGAAWDYGWRVGDIVFSQVPYPDRAGWSARIRENLQPHGLRIVRPIRSTDGRFVNDGWRANTYVVGVLTKRVDETVVAALRLDEALAKVEVPESFAQVDRNNVFSIADALAWSSDPLAQIDNLDPMVPAHETAIALVPKIVSHVHPISASRQVTHADMFATTIYAGNNAPTVTDIIGVAHPQGYTAAQTIVDGLLFEAVDQQIIHRFEHIPHIRQLLLRSVLYRIFVHALHPEAKSNSGTNLEWVANIIMST, encoded by the coding sequence ATGAAACATTCGGAGTTGCCTCATCACGTGCGTGATAGTTTTCATGCACCCGATACTCCGGCACAACAATTAGGCGCAGCCTGGGATTATGGCTGGCGAGTTGGCGATATTGTTTTTTCGCAGGTGCCTTATCCTGATCGAGCCGGCTGGTCAGCTCGAATTAGAGAAAATCTGCAACCACATGGGTTGCGTATTGTTCGGCCAATACGCAGTACTGATGGTCGATTTGTTAATGACGGTTGGCGCGCTAATACCTATGTAGTAGGGGTATTAACTAAACGAGTAGATGAGACAGTTGTTGCCGCGCTTCGTCTTGATGAAGCTTTAGCCAAGGTTGAGGTTCCAGAATCTTTTGCACAGGTAGACCGTAACAATGTTTTCTCCATTGCTGATGCTTTAGCCTGGTCTAGTGATCCACTAGCGCAAATAGATAATTTGGATCCTATGGTGCCGGCTCATGAAACAGCGATTGCTTTAGTACCCAAGATTGTCAGTCATGTGCATCCTATTTCTGCATCACGTCAGGTAACTCATGCTGATATGTTTGCCACTACCATTTATGCGGGAAATAATGCTCCTACGGTAACCGATATTATTGGTGTGGCTCATCCACAGGGTTATACTGCTGCCCAAACAATTGTTGATGGGCTTTTATTTGAAGCCGTCGATCAGCAGATTATTCACCGTTTTGAGCACATACCGCATATCCGCCAGCTTTTATTGCGTAGCGTGCTTTATCGAATTTTTGTTCATGCTCTGCATCCGGAGGCTAAGTCGAACTCAGGAACGAATCTAGAATGGGTGGCAAATATCATCATGTCCACCTGA
- a CDS encoding DUF3152 domain-containing protein has protein sequence MRSAPNDSFFVRFARDYGWRAYAIPVLAVITVWVLFDVFSTPTGSRQESSAAQASVALSESADSLLRGPDPANGQPRVIPATELPAGGDYTEAGEGTYRVVGTPGAQGGDGSERTFTYVVEVENGIDTAGYGGDDAFATMVDATLLNPKGWTADRRYRFEHVAADQNPDLRIQLSSVETTHKACGNDIDMETSCFYPTEGRVVVNESRWVRGAAPFQGDIGSYRQYLLNHEVGHGIGYAAHVPCGGNGELAPIMMQQTLSLSNAELYAIDPEEVYDDDGAVCVANPWPYPFA, from the coding sequence GTGAGATCAGCACCCAACGACAGTTTTTTTGTGCGCTTTGCACGTGATTATGGCTGGCGTGCCTACGCTATTCCAGTTTTAGCAGTGATTACTGTGTGGGTGCTTTTCGACGTTTTTTCCACCCCCACGGGTTCTCGCCAGGAATCTTCGGCAGCTCAGGCCTCGGTAGCACTGTCTGAATCAGCGGATTCATTGTTACGTGGACCAGATCCCGCGAATGGCCAGCCGCGGGTGATTCCGGCAACTGAGTTGCCAGCCGGTGGAGACTATACCGAAGCCGGTGAGGGCACCTACCGGGTGGTGGGAACACCTGGGGCACAAGGTGGTGATGGTAGCGAGCGTACTTTTACCTATGTGGTGGAAGTAGAAAATGGCATTGATACTGCAGGCTATGGTGGTGATGATGCCTTTGCCACCATGGTTGATGCCACCTTATTAAATCCAAAAGGGTGGACTGCTGATCGTCGGTATCGTTTTGAACATGTGGCTGCTGATCAAAACCCAGATCTACGTATTCAATTAAGCAGCGTGGAAACCACTCACAAGGCTTGTGGTAATGATATCGATATGGAAACCAGTTGTTTTTATCCCACCGAGGGGCGCGTAGTAGTCAATGAGTCGCGGTGGGTGCGCGGTGCTGCTCCATTCCAGGGCGATATTGGCTCCTATCGTCAATACTTGCTCAACCACGAGGTTGGTCATGGGATTGGCTATGCTGCGCATGTTCCTTGCGGCGGTAATGGGGAATTAGCACCAATTATGATGCAGCAAACACTGAGTCTTTCCAATGCAGAACTTTATGCGATTGACCCTGAAGAAGTATATGACGATGATGGTGCGGTGTGCGTAGCAAATCCATGGCCATATCCTTTTGCTTAG
- a CDS encoding DUF3107 domain-containing protein, giving the protein MDIKIGFTDNPRELVISTSAAQDEVVAQVSKALKNDFELFDFTDDQGRRYLIRNTQIAYVEVGTTNARTVGFSGV; this is encoded by the coding sequence ATGGACATCAAAATTGGTTTCACCGACAACCCTCGTGAGTTGGTTATTTCTACCTCAGCAGCACAAGACGAGGTTGTTGCTCAGGTTAGTAAGGCGTTAAAAAATGATTTCGAGCTCTTTGATTTCACTGATGATCAGGGACGTCGTTATCTTATTCGCAATACTCAGATTGCCTATGTCGAGGTTGGTACCACTAATGCTCGTACAGTTGGTTTCTCGGGAGTATAA
- a CDS encoding DEAD/DEAH box helicase — MYVAVPTKDAKKALPTFRELGVAIEICQALAEQGIHRTFAIQELTLPIALAGRDLIGQARTGMGKTFGFGVPLLDRVFDDAAIAELDGTPRALIVVPTRELAQQVGEDLTTAAKHTPVKVTTIYGGTRFDDQLTALEKGTDVVVGTPGRLLDLYKRKALLLDQVAILVLDEADEMLDLGFLPDIERLLEALTHEHQTMLFSATMPGPILTLARAFMQHPVHIRAENIGDSQTNADIEQIVFQAHRMDKTAVTARILQAHGRGKTIIFTRTKRSAAELATDLGTRGFSVAALHGDMDQKARERSLTAFKKSAVDIVVATDVAARGIDIDDVTHVINYQTPDDPLTYVHRIGRTGRAGNKGVAVTLVGYDELNKWGLINDEHNLEIPVPPQWFSTSPELFEALDIPHDAGESIGAEKPALGGARGFGAKKDNAPRRSQDSRENSPHNSRKGRRPRRS, encoded by the coding sequence ATGTATGTAGCTGTGCCTACAAAAGACGCTAAAAAAGCATTACCTACCTTCCGCGAATTAGGTGTTGCCATCGAGATTTGCCAGGCGTTAGCCGAGCAGGGCATCCACCGTACCTTCGCAATCCAAGAGCTAACTTTGCCTATTGCGCTTGCTGGTCGCGATCTTATCGGTCAAGCACGCACTGGCATGGGCAAAACTTTCGGCTTTGGGGTGCCCTTGCTTGATCGCGTTTTCGACGATGCTGCTATTGCCGAGTTAGATGGCACTCCCCGCGCACTCATTGTGGTTCCTACCCGAGAACTTGCCCAACAAGTTGGCGAAGACCTTACTACCGCAGCCAAACACACCCCGGTTAAGGTCACCACAATTTATGGTGGCACGCGTTTCGACGACCAACTTACAGCCTTAGAAAAAGGCACTGACGTAGTAGTAGGAACTCCTGGCCGACTACTAGATCTGTATAAACGTAAGGCACTGCTACTCGATCAGGTTGCTATTTTAGTGCTCGATGAAGCCGATGAAATGCTTGATCTAGGCTTCTTACCTGATATTGAACGCCTATTGGAAGCACTTACCCATGAGCATCAAACCATGCTCTTTTCTGCAACCATGCCTGGTCCAATTTTGACTCTAGCGCGCGCATTTATGCAGCATCCAGTGCATATTCGCGCCGAAAATATAGGTGATTCACAAACCAATGCCGATATTGAACAAATTGTGTTCCAAGCCCACAGAATGGATAAAACCGCGGTAACTGCTCGCATATTACAAGCTCATGGGCGCGGAAAAACTATTATCTTTACCCGAACTAAGCGCAGCGCAGCAGAATTAGCCACTGATCTTGGCACCCGTGGCTTCTCTGTTGCTGCTTTGCATGGTGATATGGATCAAAAAGCACGGGAGCGATCTCTTACCGCTTTTAAGAAATCCGCAGTAGATATTGTGGTTGCCACCGATGTTGCTGCTCGGGGTATCGACATCGACGATGTTACTCATGTTATTAACTATCAGACCCCAGATGATCCACTAACCTATGTCCACCGCATTGGTCGTACTGGGCGCGCTGGTAATAAAGGCGTTGCGGTAACTTTGGTGGGCTACGATGAGCTGAATAAATGGGGGCTCATTAATGATGAGCACAACTTAGAGATTCCGGTTCCACCCCAATGGTTTTCCACGTCACCAGAGCTTTTTGAGGCTCTTGATATTCCACACGACGCCGGTGAAAGTATCGGCGCAGAAAAACCAGCTCTTGGTGGTGCACGTGGCTTTGGTGCTAAAAAAGATAATGCACCGCGACGCAGCCAAGACAGCCGGGAAAATAGCCCTCACAATAGCCGTAAAGGAAGAAGACCACGCCGATCATGA
- a CDS encoding Rv3212 family protein: MKAPILRRTKIDLAITAGLSALTLIGIAGVWATAPSRNVDHLPGEAITVNATEVNFAAPAATEVFQVAGDPFNQRAIISNGLIISTEITEDSSTIRAINPENGEEVWHYSRDRQLCSLSQAWDNVIMDFHSGRGCGDVVSVHGATGEYVTTRSASASNEVAPISSNDRVGIVSPERVELWRSDLVRTVEYGDVPIKQEAEQQPHEECTISSALTRTEILAVVEQCDDHYWLRLQKTTPHDSREPSIIQDFDLGTNPARVVAVNQTGAAVYISGATPEIIAYNELNEQTARSLVSPAPLADTTSGLFTPQTGDLPHHMTWFDGQRLYLFAPSKLNLSQIFENVLGAGAATNDRLLIPISQGIAVANWTTGEIESTIAVDRHGYTGPISLSVNNGYIVEKRGSEIVVLKT, encoded by the coding sequence ATGAAAGCCCCCATTTTACGTCGAACAAAAATCGACCTAGCTATTACTGCTGGTTTAAGTGCGCTCACGCTGATCGGTATTGCCGGAGTGTGGGCAACCGCGCCTAGTAGAAATGTTGATCATCTACCTGGTGAGGCAATCACGGTTAATGCTACCGAGGTAAATTTTGCAGCACCTGCTGCTACCGAAGTGTTCCAGGTTGCTGGTGATCCTTTTAATCAGCGTGCCATTATTTCTAATGGATTAATTATCTCAACCGAGATCACCGAGGATTCCTCGACTATACGCGCTATTAACCCAGAAAATGGTGAAGAAGTATGGCACTACTCTAGGGATCGGCAACTTTGTTCCCTTTCACAAGCCTGGGATAACGTCATTATGGATTTCCACAGTGGACGCGGCTGCGGCGATGTAGTCAGTGTGCACGGCGCTACCGGCGAATATGTTACGACACGTTCAGCAAGTGCAAGCAATGAAGTTGCGCCAATTAGCTCTAATGATCGAGTAGGAATTGTCAGCCCCGAACGGGTAGAACTATGGCGCTCAGATCTCGTACGTACCGTCGAATATGGCGATGTACCAATAAAACAAGAAGCAGAGCAACAACCACATGAAGAATGCACTATTTCTTCTGCGCTTACCCGCACGGAAATCTTGGCCGTAGTTGAACAGTGTGACGACCATTATTGGTTACGGCTGCAAAAAACTACCCCACATGACTCCCGTGAACCATCAATAATTCAAGATTTTGATCTTGGCACCAACCCAGCGCGAGTAGTTGCGGTGAATCAAACTGGGGCCGCAGTTTATATATCCGGTGCTACCCCAGAGATCATTGCTTATAACGAACTCAATGAGCAAACTGCGCGTAGCCTAGTTTCCCCGGCTCCACTTGCTGATACCACTAGTGGGTTATTTACTCCCCAAACTGGCGATCTACCTCATCATATGACCTGGTTTGACGGTCAGCGTCTGTATCTTTTTGCTCCCTCAAAGCTGAATCTCAGTCAAATTTTTGAGAATGTTTTGGGGGCAGGTGCTGCTACTAATGATCGTCTACTTATCCCAATTTCACAGGGTATTGCGGTAGCGAATTGGACGACCGGAGAAATTGAATCCACTATTGCTGTTGATCGCCACGGCTATACCGGTCCGATCTCATTAAGTGTGAACAATGGGTATATCGTCGAAAAGCGAGGCAGTGAGATCGTGGTTTTAAAAACCTAA
- the efeO gene encoding iron uptake system protein EfeO has translation MNKYAVISLVSITGLALSACVANEPTTSTDSTTHEAIAVEIKDDSCDVELSEVASGQLKFRLSNAGTVRNEFEILAEDQLRIVGERENLGPGTTTDYTLVLQPGTYYTACKKNMVGQLVDVREFTVTQGEEIQVSSDTQELIDAAITNYTAYVRDQAGQLLAATQDFAAVYKAGDATAARQSYAPARMFYERIEPTAEAFGDIDPALDEREADFQDSAETDQREWTGWHVIEKDLWEGEKFTEQERTHYADLLVKDTQQLYDLVYSTDFEITIADISNGAIGLLEEVATSKITGEEEVFSHTDLYDFQANVEGAQVAYGNVAELARLTDA, from the coding sequence ATGAACAAGTATGCTGTTATTTCTCTTGTTAGCATTACCGGTCTTGCATTAAGCGCTTGTGTGGCTAATGAACCAACAACGAGTACTGACTCAACTACTCATGAAGCTATTGCAGTAGAAATCAAAGATGATTCCTGTGATGTTGAGCTAAGTGAAGTAGCTTCCGGACAGCTTAAATTCCGCCTTAGTAATGCCGGCACTGTGCGCAACGAGTTTGAGATACTCGCTGAAGACCAGTTACGCATTGTCGGTGAGCGCGAAAATCTAGGACCAGGAACCACCACGGACTACACCTTGGTGCTTCAACCTGGAACCTATTACACCGCATGCAAAAAGAATATGGTTGGTCAATTGGTAGATGTCCGTGAATTTACTGTTACCCAAGGAGAAGAAATCCAGGTTAGCTCAGACACCCAAGAACTTATCGACGCTGCCATTACCAATTACACTGCCTATGTTCGGGATCAAGCTGGCCAACTTTTAGCGGCTACACAGGATTTTGCTGCGGTATACAAAGCCGGTGATGCCACAGCTGCTCGGCAAAGCTATGCTCCGGCACGGATGTTCTATGAGCGTATTGAACCAACTGCTGAAGCCTTTGGTGATATTGACCCGGCTTTGGATGAACGTGAGGCAGATTTCCAGGATTCAGCGGAAACCGATCAACGTGAGTGGACAGGGTGGCATGTCATTGAAAAAGATCTATGGGAAGGTGAAAAGTTTACCGAGCAAGAGCGAACCCATTATGCCGATCTCTTGGTGAAAGATACCCAGCAACTTTATGATCTGGTCTATTCCACGGACTTCGAGATCACCATTGCCGATATTTCTAATGGTGCTATTGGGTTATTAGAAGAGGTAGCTACCTCGAAGATCACTGGCGAGGAAGAAGTTTTTAGCCATACTGATCTTTATGATTTCCAGGCAAATGTCGAAGGTGCACAGGTTGCCTATGGCAATGTTGCTGAGCTGGCTCGGCTTACCGACGCGTAA